Proteins encoded in a region of the Nocardia asteroides genome:
- a CDS encoding IS110 family transposase, producing MFVGWDWGNAAHDVTVINDAGGRVDRLRIPHTEDGIARALAELARHGDRTDLPVAIETTRGLVVDRLLAAGHPVIAIHPNAFHAARPRWGAARAKNDPGDAFKLADFARTDIHRLPRLVPTLPETLELQALTRQRGDQLGLRIAAANQLAALLDAHWPGGKTVFAQLHSPITLEFLDRYPTPQSAAGLTPARLEQFCKRRGYSGRRSGSELLARLREAPVAATRLGQAVVAQLVRAQVAVVRALQAGIDALETIITEAVTAHPYARLLGDLPRVGTLNLAQIIGEVGPILERTTSFDQLAAETGVAPVTRASGKTHTVAFRHATNRHARQALHVWFDNSRRAHAWAAQRYAAARARGQRHPHALRTLGRAWLRVIWACWRTKTAYNPTRHQPEKQPTAA from the coding sequence TTGTTCGTCGGCTGGGACTGGGGAAACGCTGCCCACGACGTGACCGTGATCAACGACGCCGGGGGCCGGGTCGACCGGCTGAGGATCCCTCATACCGAGGACGGCATCGCCCGGGCGCTGGCCGAACTGGCTCGTCACGGCGACCGTACCGATCTGCCGGTGGCGATCGAGACCACCCGCGGCTTGGTCGTGGACCGCCTGCTCGCCGCCGGTCACCCGGTGATCGCGATACACCCCAACGCATTCCATGCCGCCCGGCCACGCTGGGGCGCAGCGCGGGCGAAGAACGATCCCGGCGACGCGTTCAAGCTGGCGGACTTCGCGCGCACCGACATCCACCGCCTGCCGCGGCTGGTGCCGACACTGCCGGAAACTCTCGAGCTGCAGGCACTGACCCGCCAGCGCGGCGACCAGCTGGGTCTGCGTATCGCGGCTGCCAACCAGCTCGCCGCCCTGCTCGATGCGCACTGGCCCGGGGGCAAAACCGTTTTCGCGCAACTGCATTCGCCGATCACGCTGGAGTTCCTCGACCGCTACCCGACCCCGCAGAGCGCCGCCGGGCTCACCCCGGCCCGCCTCGAGCAGTTCTGCAAACGCCGAGGCTACAGTGGCCGCCGCAGCGGAAGCGAACTGCTGGCCCGACTGCGTGAGGCGCCGGTGGCCGCCACCCGCCTCGGGCAGGCCGTGGTGGCGCAGTTGGTCCGCGCCCAGGTCGCGGTCGTGCGGGCACTGCAGGCCGGCATCGACGCCCTCGAAACGATCATCACCGAGGCCGTCACCGCACACCCCTACGCCCGGTTGCTCGGCGATCTGCCACGCGTGGGCACCCTGAACCTGGCCCAGATCATCGGTGAGGTCGGCCCGATCCTCGAGCGCACCACCAGCTTCGATCAACTGGCCGCGGAGACCGGTGTCGCCCCGGTCACCCGCGCCTCTGGCAAGACCCATACCGTCGCGTTCCGGCACGCCACCAACCGACACGCCCGCCAAGCCCTGCACGTCTGGTTCGACAACAGCCGCCGCGCCCACGCCTGGGCCGCGCAGCGCTACGCCGCGGCCCGTGCACGCGGGCAACGCCACCCACACGCCCTGCGCACCCTCGGCCGCGCTTGGCTGCGCGTCATCTGGGCCTGCTGGCGCACCAAAACCGCCTACAACCCCACCCGCCACCAACCGGAAAAACAACCGACCGCCGCATAG
- a CDS encoding patatin-like phospholipase family protein → MGAIEVLEEHGYKFRRIAGTSAGSIIGTLVAAGLSAKELVNIMQSVDYRKFRDGDFTDRFAAGKALGLLFKQGIFRGNYLRNWLDEILAARNMRTFANFEYNDTNLPPAERYRLVVMASDISQGSLRRLPWQYDCYGRDPGAQHVSEAVRASMSIPFFYTPVRWDTAAGEKSWLVDGGLLSNFPIGVFDAPSGVEPKWPTIGIKLSARPGAAQGSINKVTNVISMGRAMLDTMTGFYDRMHLDDPSVIDRTIFVDTGTVKATDFDLSEENQNLLYTNGRAAATKFMDGGDGRPAWNFERYVAKHRLTT, encoded by the coding sequence GTGGGCGCCATCGAGGTGCTTGAGGAGCATGGGTATAAGTTCAGGCGGATTGCGGGGACATCGGCCGGCTCGATCATTGGCACCCTCGTTGCTGCGGGACTATCTGCTAAGGAGCTCGTCAACATTATGCAGTCCGTGGACTATCGGAAATTCAGAGACGGCGACTTCACCGACCGGTTCGCCGCCGGCAAGGCGCTCGGACTGCTGTTCAAGCAAGGTATATTCCGCGGCAACTACCTAAGGAATTGGCTTGACGAGATTCTCGCAGCGCGAAATATGCGCACCTTCGCAAACTTCGAGTACAATGACACCAACCTGCCTCCTGCCGAGAGATATCGACTCGTCGTTATGGCCTCAGATATCAGCCAGGGCTCCCTCCGCCGGTTGCCCTGGCAATACGACTGCTACGGACGCGATCCCGGCGCACAGCATGTTTCTGAGGCGGTGCGGGCTTCGATGTCGATTCCGTTCTTCTATACCCCGGTGCGGTGGGACACCGCTGCCGGCGAGAAGTCTTGGCTCGTCGATGGTGGTCTACTCTCGAACTTTCCCATCGGCGTTTTCGACGCACCAAGCGGTGTCGAACCGAAGTGGCCAACAATCGGAATCAAGCTCTCTGCCAGGCCCGGTGCAGCACAGGGAAGCATCAACAAAGTAACGAATGTCATCAGCATGGGTCGGGCGATGCTGGACACAATGACCGGCTTCTATGATCGCATGCATCTAGACGATCCATCCGTTATCGATCGGACAATATTCGTCGACACCGGCACAGTAAAGGCTACCGACTTCGACCTCTCCGAGGAAAATCAGAACCTGCTTTACACGAACGGTCGTGCCGCCGCCACAAAGTTCATGGATGGAGGAGATGGACGTCCCGCGTGGAATTTCGAGCGGTACGTCGCAAAGCACAGGCTCACCACTTAG